The following is a genomic window from Ictidomys tridecemlineatus isolate mIctTri1 unplaced genomic scaffold, mIctTri1.hap1 Scaffold_46, whole genome shotgun sequence.
aatatttttatatcaaatcatAACACTGCCTTAATTCTAGCATCCCTTCCCGTCTCATTCTTGAGCACATACTTctatgcaatttatttataatattgctctctaaatttgataaattttgtcaACCATACAGTCATCATTCAAAAATGAACAGAACACTATATaagacacaaatgaaaaaaagtcaaCCAGCTACTTTTAATACAATTTGTCAACCAATCTTAAATTCTGAGTTTCACTGAATTTGATTCTTCTCACAATTCCAATTAATTTACTGCTAAGAATTTTCCCAAGTCATTAggatatttgtttaaaatgtaaataattccaacaatgtgttttctagaaaataacaaCTACAACCATAGCTTAGCACATAAAATTTGTCCTTTAGGCAAGTTActgaataaatcaaacaaaaacaactatacTCCTGTTTAATGCTTTTACATTTTGTAACACCATATTCAACAatttataaatttggaaaatcagTTCAGATTGCACACAAGcactaactttaaaacttaaaatcttacaggtttctacaaaatacttgtgaataaatgtattccacagaaaaacaacagaaaaaccaACACCAGTCAAACAATTCTCAGCAAGAAGCACAAGATCAGTATATTCATAAGTACAGAATATATGATACATGCTCAAGAGTATTTTTCccctaatttaatttaattcaccTAGGCAATTTTTGTTTAAAGCACTTGCAAAGCTTTAAGGAAGCAAACATAGCTAGCTAGCCTCTTCTGCTGCAAATACATACAAGGATAATACATTCATCTCCTGATATCGTTCcacaatttagaaatcaaaataacaaaatttgtttcttaccTGCAGTTAGGAGAGGGTTAAGGGTTATTTCAGCTAGTTCCTTCTGAATTCTATTAGTGAAATGGGAACAGACAAAAAGGATTTCAGACAGTCTACAGAATAACCAGAAAATCAGAATGCCCTCTACCATCATGCAGGTAACTGCAAGGCTGGTTTTGCCTTCAGTAATCCTAACATGGCTGCTTCCTCTTTGTTCTCAGAGGCATAACCCAAACTCCTTAACAGAAAATTGCAGCTTTTTTCTCACTTGCTACTGTAAATAGGTAAGTCATTTACACCTGATTTGAGAAAGTCCTCCACTACTACTcaacaaaaggatataaaatctattttaaaactctttttaccaaagaaattctcttttcaagCTTATATGCAAATGAGACAAACGGAAGGAGGAAAAGCACTAGAATATTTTTGACAATGACTTCAATCCACTTTTACTGTGGTAAAAATTAGAAAGCTATTGCAAGAGCACATTAatagttttgtcaatattttatctgtttaaaaaaagtttaaaatttacaaatacctTTACCAATGAAAAACTTCCAAGGACTATTTTAGCAATCTTACTTaaccatttattttctctgatcAGCACGTACATTTAAATTTCATACTCTTGGAGGAAAGAGGGCCTTAAGGTAAGGGGAAAAAgagcatttctctgattttcttgaaatttaaaatgttttgaaaagttgTTTAATGTTCTCTCCACAAGATTACAACACactgagaagaattttaaattatttcaaagactgctgctattcaatataatattctcaagttcattaGTGTTTGATTAATGGTGCAATGACTgtgaaaatgtatagaaaaataagaacatgaatcACCATAAAATGCAATAATTGAtcagtttttatatttcctttttcttttagttgtgatCAATGAAAAACCACAAAACACCAACATTAGGTAATGCTATAGGTACACTTTATGTTTGATACAAGAGTTCTACTCAATACAACCACTATCACTGATGGAGTCccattgatggattttttttaaccatcataaaaaataaaagtcagcaggaaacaaataatctttcacttataaccaacaaaatgtttttttcctgctATTGATTTTCACTACTATGTCAAGAACATCCAGGAGTTTTAAAGATGTGCAAAGTTTTAACAGCAAAGTGACACTTGAGATTGTTAATGGctacttttccattttatttgttctcaCAAGAACAAAGAGGGAtaactataactacaaaaaaattatacctaTTATGCAGGATTTAAAGACTTGTTTGTAAaactaagcaaatttaaaatctgctttcaaaAAAAGCCAAGGCCtgacattcaacattttttagcaaatataaacttttttgatcatttcctttcATGAAAAGTGACATATTTCCTTTTATGAAGTTGCCACCACAGATGCCTGGACTGACACCCACGTGGACACGAGCTAATTTCACTCAAGAGTATAACTCACAAAAGGAAACATCCCCAATGTACCATCTAACTCAGTTTCACAAATTTTCCTTGCCAACTCCTTAAACTCTCAGGATGAGAATTCAGTCTCTAGGACTCTTGCTGAAATTACCAAAGTACAGAATAAGTTTGCTTAGAAGCATAATTTTAGTGAGGACGTTTTCATGCTCCCTAAAGGATGACAATTCATTCAGGTACAAATAAAATTGTTCATGAAGTATTTCTGGAGTATTGTtcttgatgtaaaaataaaagcatccaaTTGCTTGAAAGACAACCTGACAATGTTACCTTTTAGCACTAGTGGATAACTTAGCAGTGGTTTTGCTAGAGAGTTTGGTGCTCTTCTtccactgggtggcagaaggttctttcttcatgatcTTCAGGCTCTGGAGTAGCAGGGTCTTGCTGGTCGGAATCTGAACTGCcactgctggtgctggggctgtcaTCATCGGACATTTGCTTATCACTGGCCATTTGATGAATTATCActtggaaaacttttttaaagaggaaagagaagagggaagaaatgTTAATCTAAGAAATCAATCAACAGCTTTTCCTTATCTTAATATCATTCTCAGATTGTATCTCTATAAAAAGGCTTCAAAAGTGTTCACATTTATTGTATGAAAATGTTACTGGGGATAGGATGAATCTTACAATGCCAGCTCTCACGGATTGTCCGAAATCACCCactcacatttttttcccattccttgGATAATCTATGAATTGTCTACTTTCTCAGAAGGCATGAAAAAGATTTGCCGGGGAACTTAAGGCAAGGAGTATTAACAACATAACTGTAAATAACAGACtgttatgaaaaatgttaaaaagtcactACACGTCTAAATATTCACAGACTGACATGGGTCAGAGCTACCAAATTCCCTTTCCCAGAGGAAAACATTCCCTGTTAACCACTCATATGCTTATTTAAGGTGAACATTCCTCTTCTATGCACGTAAAACCTTTAAACACAACACtgggaaatttaaaactcaactaACAATCTTCCCTAGCCTTTTCCACAGCCAGCAGTGAAGATTCATCCAGCCGCCACCATGGGAAAAGCAGAATCCAACTGCACTTTCTGCAAACCTCCCCACGTCACCAAGGTTCCTTGCTCAATATTTACATCACGGGGAATATTTtatccaaaattaatgaaaagaagggtaaaagcccaaggaaaaacaacaaagccCCAAGAACTGCAACAAATGTCAGCGCCCTCCTAGGCGAGCCGCAGCTGCTGCTGCCAGTGTCCACGCAGCTCCGAGGCCCTTTGTGGGAAAGGCCGCCCACGGACAGCTCCCCGCCCCAGCCGCCAAGTAATAGGAGCAGCCAAAAGGCCCCGCAGCTCAGGGACACCGGCGTGGACGCCTGGCGTGAACCTAGCTGTCGCCCCCCTAACTGCCCACgccccaggaccccagccccaccatcctACCTTGCCGCCTGAGGGAAGCTGCCGCCGGCCCCTACTGCCACCGACATGGAACCCAGGCCCCCCGCCTTACCTCGCTGCGGGAATGAAGCTGCCGCCGCCACCACCCCAGCCAAAGCCCACGGGGACCCGCTGCCCTACTTCCCGGCGGGAACGAAGCTGCCGCCACCGCCGCCCTAACTGCCCACGCCCAAGGACCCCAGCCTCGATGCCCTACCTTGCCGCCTGAAGGAAGCTGCCGCCGCCCCTACTGCCCCCCACGTGGACCCCAGCCCCACCGCCTTACCTGCAGTGGGAATGAAGCTGCCTCTGCCACCGCCTCGGCTGAAGCCCACGCGGACACCATCCCTACTGCCCTACTTCCCGGCGGGAATGAAGCTGCCGCCGCCGCTACCACAACCCTAGCTGCCCCCAAAGCCgaccgaggcggcggcggcaggaccgagaacgaggcggcggcggcggcaggaacGATGCGGCAGCAGCAAGGCGAGGCCGCTGAAGTCGCCCCTcgcccccctggctgccacccccacgctgacccccacgccaacccccaccctccctcttccttacccCGCGGCAAGAAAGAAGCAGCTGCCACAgcgaggcggcggcaggaccgcAACCGAGGCGGCGGCGACAGgaccgaggcggcggcggcaggaaaGCGAGGCCGTTGAAGtcgcccccccccccgctcccctggctgccacccccacgacgaccccgaccctccctcttccttacctcgcggcaaggaagcagccgccacagcgaggcggcggcaggacccAGAACGAGGCGGCGGCAGCAGGACCGAGGCAGCGGCGGCAGCAGGACCGAGGCAGCGGCGGCAGGAACGCGAGGCCACTGAAGtcgcccccccgcccccctggctgccagccccacgctgacccccacgccgacccccacgccgacccccacgctgacccccaTGCCGACCCCGatcctccctcttccttacctcgcGGCAAGGGAGCAGCCGCCACAgcgaggcggcggcaggacccAGAACGAGGCGGCGGTGGTAGGACCCAGAACGAGGCGGCGGTGGCAGGACCCAGGCAGTGGCAGCAGGAACTCGAGGCCGCTGAAGtcgcccccccgcccccctggcttccacccccacgctgacccccacgctgacccccacgccgacccccacgctgacccccaTGCCGACCccgaccctccctcttccttacctcgcGGCAAGGGAGCAGCCGCCACAgcgaggcggcggcaggacccAGAACGAGGCGGCGGTGGCAGGAACaatgcagcagcagcaaggcGAGGCCGCTGAAGTCGCCCCCGCCCCCCTGGCTGCCACACCCACGCTGACCCCCATGCCGACGCTGACCCCCACGCCGAccccaccctccctcttccttacctcgcAGCAAGAAGGAAGCAGCCGCCACAGCGAGGCGGCGGCAAGACCCAgaccgaggcggcggcggcaggaacGCGAGGCAGCTGaagtcgccccccgcccccctggctgccacccccacgctgacccccacgccgacccccacgctgacccccacgacgaccccgaccctccctcttccttacctcgcggcaaggaagcagccgccacagcgaggcggcggcggcaggacctAGGCAGTGGCGGCAGGAACGCGAGGCCGCTGaagtcgccccccgccccccgcccccctggctgccagccccacgctgacccccacgccgacccccaccctccctcttccttacctcccagcaagaaggaagcagccgccacagcgaggcggcggcaggaccgaggCGGCAGCGGCAGGACCGAGGCGGCAGCGGCAGGAACGCGAAGCCGCTGaagtcgccccccgcccccctggctgccacccccacgctgacccccacgccgacccaaccctccctcttccttaccttgtagcaagaaggaagcagccgccacagtgaggcggcggcggcggcaggaccgagAACTTACCTCGCTGTGGGAAGGAATATTCTTCTGCCGCAGTCCTGACTGACCACCAAGCAGACTCCAGGCTCCTCCCCGCCCCTTACCTCAGGGCGGGAACGAAACTGCCGGCCGCCTGGCGCCGCAGGGCCCCCCCTGCCTCTGGCTGCCCTCCACGAGGACCCCAGCCTTGCTACCTTACTATTCCGCTTCAAGCAGGCTGCCTCCGCTGCCCAGGCTGCCCCTCACGCGGACCTCAGCCTTCCTCCTTACCTTGCCACATGAACTATGCTGCCGCTGCCACAGTCGCCTTCGCCGTCGCTGCTCCAGCTGCCCTCTACACGTACCCCAGCCAAGCTTCCTTACCTCACCGGGTGAgtagttttgcttgtttgtgtaTGAGTACCCCACAATAGACTTTTGTTATTGAAGAGGGCTACAGGAAATCTTTGCCTGTTCTTATATTTAGGAATACAGTGACAAGGAAAGTGTGAGTTTCTGCATGGGTGCACTCATAGCTATGTGAATTGAGTGCTTAACCCAccacattcattcactgactgcAGAACCATGCCCTGTGCTCCTGACAGAAAATATGTGCAATATGTATGTCAGCAAAGCTAAAACCATCACCCATCACAGACTACCCCAACTTCTGAGAAAGTGTGAGAATCAGTGATCTTTATATTCTAAGGTCTCCCTATCATATGTaacatagaaatatatatgtgatataattAATTCTAACATATGCTTTttatcatctctaaaataaaaatgtaccatccaataaatgatgttttcaatCACTCTTAGACAGGCAGCAATTGTGATGCAATGACATTGCTTGGGACTGCATGAACTTGTCCATTGCTCTTTATATTGTGATGTACAATAAAAATCCAAGAACaaataagtttaagaaaattatttcaataaacataaaataaaaattctaagtaaCAGAAAATATTATTACAGTTTAATTGgtaatgatttttcatttataatggcAAATAAAATGTTGCATCTTTGAATTAACTCTTTAACTTGATATTATAATTTATGCCATTGTTTAACTGACAACAATTTTTCTTCAAggcaaaataatgattatattataatcaaaCTTTCAATTTCATGTCATGGCAAAAGCACATACTAATTTTTAAGACTAGTCATTTATCAATTTGTTGACTATGTTAAAGAACTCAGAATTATTGATATAGTTAAATGCATTTATCTATTAACTAGGCAGTAGACATTACAAAATGTTTATACTAGATCTGGAAAGATGATTATAGCTAATAGTTCTTAAGCACTTACCATATATCAAGCACTATTCTCAGTTCTGTACGTGTCCTAGGACTTAATCCTTTTGCAGCACTATAGGGTTAATATTATGACTATCcccattcattttatatattaagaaaccGAGGCATTAGAGGCCAAAAAATTGTCCAAAAGATACATAATAAGTGTGGAGACAGGATGTACGTTAAGATTGTCTGACTGCAGAAACTCTGATCCACTTAGACACTATAGTCACAAATGTTTGTCCTTGCCCTTAAGCAACtaagtctaacagaagaaaaaatatgccaATTAAGTTTACAGGTAATGTCATAATGGAGTTAGATATAAAAGATTAAGAGATGTGCAGGAGAAGGATCATGTAAGTTCGTTTGTCACGACATATTTGTGTATCGTTATCTAATAAAATGTCTGAGTACTTTAACTTAAAAGTCCAAATTATCAGCAATTTACATTTTGTAAAAAGAACAACACTGTCCTTGTAACTATTCCTGCTGATCCTGCAAGATCAAGTACCAGAGAGGCCTCCCAGGCATTTGTCAGTGGTTGCTTAGTTGAGCCAAATTGAGAGCTCTGCTCCATTAGTGAAGCAGCAGCTTTGTAATTTTCTAAATCATTAATGAAAACACTAACTCACAGTTCTCCTAGCTAAAATTTTTGTTGGAATTGATTTTATTAGCATACAGTTCTTTAAAACTTTATCTAAAAATATTAGATTCAATTGCCAAAACTCTAAATTTCATTCAAGGAACTACATTCATTATGTTTAAGTAAACATAAATTCATGCCAGGACATCATAGAAAGAAGATAACACATacatttttgataattttggccatagattttttttatttatttcagacaGACCCTGATTCCAAATTATATGGGAAGTTTACACTTTGAACAttgtcattgttttgtttgtgatttgtgggattaaagaaaaaaaaaacacctggtatagttttgttttttttttttttgcaggggggggtatagtttgactttttaaaaaatgttggatttttttttctgatatataagtaaataaaaggatgAATTACCTTAGAACTTGATAACTCTTTTCCAGGGGAATATGAGTTTTCTAAGATTCATTTTATGATCTGTATATGAATATTTTGAGCATCCTTCTGAGATTATTTAGTTGtaagatttaagaaaatttaactttttaaccCAGGTTATTCCAGATTATAGCCAGTGTAAGatttaatttagatattttattttcagaatgtgttacagcaaaaaataatagcaacaacaacaacaacaaaacaaacaaactcaaaatTATATGGTaatttgctaatttattttttattgcaaataaattgcaaataaaaCTGTATAAgttctcaaaaattatttttgaacaatgcatttatttatttttccaacaattcaagtaaaatatatgccaaatatacatacacacacatatatatacagatatacatacacacacacatatatatacagatCTAAGTCTTTTccttgaatatatgtatatatttgggaagtaaagcatatttttgtttaaacataAAGCATGTCTCAattccagatttttctttcattagtatGTGGTTCTTAAGATATTGATGTTGCCATTAAAACATTATAACATTTCTATGACCTAATTTGTATGccttctattaatattttatagtcaCATCTAAGtagaattattttgcttttgtttacctTTGCATTAGCATATAGTACTCATTTGCTTAATCTTTAAAACCATTAAACATTTACctttaattaatgttttaagcTTATTTAATTTAGTTCATTAATCAGTAATCACTTAGCTTTTAGCCAAATGACTTTTCCATAATCATGGCACTTTTTCTCAATGTACTATACCCACAAGCCGTTCATCTCAAAATgtggatatttattaaataataaaagcaccTCTTCTATGCTGATGTTAGTTTGAACATTGCTACTCAGGCTCCCTTTGTACTGTTTTTGGAGCAAAGTGTTCCACCATATCCCAttgattaaaatagcattttgttTTCCTCACCATTAACAAATGTTCATCCCTTCCCAACCTCTTTCTTGTGCATTTGGAAGATTTATTAGCTGGAGACAGGAAAAGCCCTTGTAGCAGTATACCCAGgaaattattgttgttattatcatttaGTTATTGTGATCCCCTTTGAGAATGTCACTGGCCAAAGTAATTTGAATCGAAGTGTAGAGTATGTTATTCCACTCTAGATTCTGCAAACTGCACATTAAATAATAGGTACAATAAGTTTCTCCTTTAACAGGGGCTCCTAATTTGTGTGAAGTTCATAGAGATTGAGGGTCTACTTGTTCACTTTTCTATTGTCATGGTTCAATTTAGTTAGAACAGCAATGTTCATTGGTATATTTATTCTGAagctaaattttatgttataattatatgtttttaatataaaatcacatgttcaattgtatttttcttgagaTATTATCAATCCAGAAATAATATAGACATGTAATATGTATATTCTGATCTAATGATGCATTAATGAATATTAAGAGCATTTTCCATAAAGATACACATTTATATCAGAGAGTGAttagtttctttataaaagagttttatatcatgctttttaaaagtatattcttctaaaatttctcaattttcacAAAACTGTCAACTGTACTTCTAGTTTGGCCATAAATCAGTACTAACTTACATTTTGCGgggattactggggattgaactcagggacactcaactactgagccacatcccagccctattttgtatttttatttagagacagggtctcactgagttgctaagtgccttgcttttgcagaggctggcgttgaacttgcaatcctttttcctcagcctccagagcctctggattataggtgtgcaccaccatgctgggtTACCATCTTCCATCTTGATAGGGGACATGTAATACTTGTTTTGCCAGAATATTGGCAAAGGAAGATAACAACTAAACTAACTCATGACAAACACAAAGAATGACTGAAAAACAAATGATtatgttaatagtaataatacttgctgcgcccctcccctgactcaggcaatggcaaggccctactgaggtggatggagctaggcgtccatcctctggaggagcgcagtatgtttctgggaatgggatgatttgtttttgtattcctttaataagtatagttttgatttctcatatgaccattaagtataaaggaaaaatcatgactttcccaattaatgtaactacttctaaagcatagatctgtttgctctaaatgcaatgattcagctgtggagtgtaaattgttaatgtctaaagaaaaactccctgtattcctgtcagggaagtttttgagaaattaaattaaaatctagagaagaaaaattaatgttaagaagatagattagtgcttagtactgggcaacttgttcttgttcctgtgcataATGgcttgtgctcttacttttgtttgattaaaagtaataacaagtcaaccccttgctgTAACCAtagcaccggttccagtcagtaagtcaagaaagaatagtcaaggtataggccaatagtttgggacatttgtaactattattaaaagttaactaagcagaaactgctcaaagcaaaacgcgaactgaaagtacacatgcttgcttatgcataagccaagatacattcttctattctaattgtagctatgtaatattttgttttgtttgaataatgattcctgttttgtaaccacaaagtactgtaagcctgccaaaatgaaaagtatatatgatcaacttcacaagtaaagattgggatcaacaccttcactttggtgtctgtgttgtttctccaccccctctttcgcccactcctcaccatccgttcgtctcctgagaccccctgttggagctggtctccaacaaATACTAATGTCcaaagtaatgataataataatgatgatgattgagaaatacattatttttatgctatttaattggattgctataaatatttttcctggaTCCTGGTAGAAAAAGTgaacatgtatcttttttttcatgCTGCATTTACAGAATTGTTTTTGATATGTTATCCTGGCTCCTGTTGTTAGGAAGAGAACTTAGTTTATTTCAATTCACAGACAACTTCAATTGTTTTATATGGTTAATCTTTTTAAGTATTCTTGCATTTGTGAAAattctaattttgtttaaataaatataaatttaagttaataaggaaaaattattagacagtttaatatttgaaagaatatatgTGTTTAGAGTGATTTAGAGATacaattttactattttcataACTTATACTTGTATAATCTTAAATATTTGGAGATAAAAAATtatgacactttttaaaaatcaaaacaaaatttcaaataccTGATATAAATTGACTAATTAATGCTACCTAACTagtcataaaaaatattaagctgTATGTGGAATATGAAGACCTAGAAATATGTCAAAAACAATAGCTATAATTGTGTAATATTAGAGTATTTGTGAGCATAAATTATAAAGTATGATGTAAATAAAATCACTGGATAAACATAAAAAGTTTTGTGGTAGGTTGCATATGGCCACTGAAAGCAACTGAAAGAAAAGTAAAGGCAAAGATCTAGTTAGGTGCTTATTTTCAATTGTCCTAACTgctaataaaaaaaggaagaaatcgaCACCATCAAATTCCCAAAATAATTTAGTTAATAAGCATTTTAAGGCTCCATATACT
Proteins encoded in this region:
- the LOC144373718 gene encoding uncharacterized protein LOC144373718, whose translation is MPTPTLPLPYLAAREQPPQRGGGRTQNEAAVAGTMQQQQGEAAEVAPAPLAATPTLTPMPTLTPTPTPPSLFLTSQQEGSSRHSEAAARPRPRRRRQEREAAEVAPRPPGCHPHADPHADPHADPHDDPDPPSSLPRGKEAAATARRRRQDLGSGGRNARPLKSPPAPRPPGCQPHADPHADPHPPSSLPPSKKEAAATARRRQDRGGSGRTEAAAAGTRSR